One segment of Deinococcus metalli DNA contains the following:
- a CDS encoding ABC transporter permease: protein MDNIVVEALVRALAVGTPLLLASLGAIVNERSGIVNLGMEGVMAIGALAAFAVAASAPDASLWLAVLASMLAGAALCTLHALATVTLRANQFVSGLALALIGTGAAGLLGKKFEGLPLFNKVPDWTLGGFTVSPFTVVALLLAGALAFYLNATRPGLTLRSVGENPAAADVLGVNVGLVRWLGVLGGGALGGLAGAFLSLSYRSSWSDNMAGGLGWIAVALVIFVAWDPLRAVAGALFFGFLYYLQFRLQGNSPIPTEVFSAMPFVLVLVVLALAGRRGQAGSAPAGLGRAYVRGER, encoded by the coding sequence ATGGATAACATCGTGGTGGAGGCGCTGGTGCGGGCGCTGGCGGTGGGCACGCCGCTGCTGCTTGCCAGCCTGGGCGCCATCGTGAACGAGCGCTCGGGCATCGTGAACCTGGGCATGGAAGGCGTCATGGCCATCGGGGCGCTCGCGGCCTTCGCGGTGGCAGCCAGCGCGCCGGACGCGAGCCTGTGGCTGGCGGTGCTGGCCTCCATGCTGGCGGGCGCGGCGCTGTGCACGCTGCACGCGCTGGCGACCGTCACGCTGCGCGCCAACCAGTTCGTGAGCGGGCTGGCCCTGGCGCTGATCGGCACGGGCGCCGCCGGCCTGCTGGGCAAGAAGTTCGAAGGCCTGCCGCTGTTCAACAAGGTGCCGGACTGGACGCTGGGCGGCTTCACGGTCAGCCCTTTCACAGTGGTGGCGCTGCTGCTGGCGGGCGCGCTGGCCTTCTACCTGAACGCCACGCGCCCGGGCCTGACCCTGCGCTCGGTGGGCGAGAACCCGGCGGCAGCGGACGTACTGGGCGTGAACGTGGGGCTGGTGCGCTGGCTGGGCGTGCTGGGCGGCGGCGCGCTGGGCGGACTGGCAGGCGCGTTCCTGTCGCTGTCGTACCGTTCCTCGTGGTCCGACAACATGGCTGGCGGCCTGGGCTGGATCGCGGTGGCGCTGGTGATCTTCGTGGCGTGGGACCCGCTGCGCGCGGTGGCCGGCGCGCTGTTCTTCGGCTTCCTGTACTACCTCCAGTTCCGTCTCCAGGGCAACAGCCCCATTCCGACCGAGGTCTTCAGCGCCATGCCCTTCGTGCTCGTGCTGGTCGTGCTGGCGCTGGCAGGGCGGCGCGGACAGGCAGGATCGGCCCCGGCGGGCCTGGGCCGCGCCTACGTGCGGGGAGAACGGTAG
- a CDS encoding ABC transporter permease → MRFVALPATTTARSALVTLAAVVVALVVCALIFLVYGVSPGAVYGSMLRGTLGDPTGLAEVGRRTIPLLLIGSGLALAFRAQFFNIGAEGQLLLGAVFAAGTALFIPLPGPLVAPAMFIMGALGGGLWAGIAAWLRRVNVNEILSTLMLNYVAVAVVTYLIAGPWKGKDVRGYIYTDTIPAGGYLPVVPGTQVHWPTLLLGIVVALGLQWLLTRSTFGYALRVVGENAGAARYAGLNAAGIATVVALITGGAAGLAGAGEVAGIHHRLLEAGQISLGYGFTAVIVAWLARGNPALCLVTAPLMGVILAGGDLLKIDLNMPFRVVDVFSGVILLCLIASEVFVRHRVVWGRA, encoded by the coding sequence ATGCGCTTCGTGGCCCTGCCGGCCACCACGACCGCCCGCTCGGCGCTGGTCACCCTGGCAGCGGTGGTGGTCGCCCTGGTGGTGTGCGCGCTGATCTTCCTGGTGTACGGCGTGTCGCCGGGCGCGGTGTACGGCTCGATGCTGCGCGGCACGCTGGGCGACCCGACCGGCCTGGCCGAGGTGGGGCGGCGCACCATCCCGCTGCTGCTGATCGGCTCCGGGCTGGCGCTGGCGTTCCGGGCGCAGTTCTTCAACATCGGCGCCGAGGGGCAGCTGCTGCTGGGCGCGGTGTTCGCGGCGGGCACGGCGCTGTTCATCCCGCTGCCAGGGCCGCTGGTCGCGCCCGCCATGTTCATCATGGGCGCGCTGGGCGGCGGACTGTGGGCCGGCATCGCCGCGTGGCTGCGCCGCGTGAACGTGAACGAGATCCTCTCCACCCTGATGCTGAACTACGTGGCCGTGGCAGTCGTGACGTACCTGATCGCGGGGCCGTGGAAGGGCAAGGACGTGCGCGGATACATCTACACCGACACCATTCCGGCCGGCGGCTACCTGCCGGTGGTGCCGGGCACGCAGGTGCACTGGCCCACGCTGCTGCTGGGCATCGTGGTCGCGCTGGGGCTGCAATGGCTGCTCACGCGCTCGACCTTCGGCTACGCGCTGCGGGTGGTGGGCGAGAACGCCGGCGCGGCGCGCTACGCCGGCCTGAACGCGGCCGGCATCGCCACGGTGGTCGCCCTGATCACGGGCGGCGCGGCTGGATTGGCCGGGGCCGGCGAGGTCGCGGGCATCCACCACCGGCTGCTCGAAGCCGGGCAGATCTCGCTGGGCTACGGCTTCACGGCCGTGATCGTGGCGTGGCTGGCGCGCGGCAATCCGGCGCTGTGCCTGGTGACCGCCCCCCTGATGGGCGTGATCCTGGCTGGCGGCGACCTGCTGAAGATCGACCTGAACATGCCCTTCCGGGTGGTGGACGTCTTCTCCGGCGTGATCCTGCTGTGCCTGATCGCGTCCGAGGTCTTCGTCCGCCACCGCGTGGTCTGGGGTCGCGCATGA
- a CDS encoding ABC transporter ATP-binding protein, translating into MDVASPPTLQLRGITKRFPGVVANDGVDLTLHPGEVLALLGENGAGKSTLISILYGLYQPDEGTVELAGKAVRIGSPAHARALGIGLVPQHPLLVARHSVAENLALGGSGALFPARGVASRIRELSAKYGLEVDPAVRVADLSPGEKQRVEIVRALLGGARVLILDEPTSVLTPQEAQGLFRVMRELRADGRSLIFISHKLDEVLDVADRVTVLRRGKVVGGVPTAGATREGLAELMVGRSVDFTRKRQSGSAPGGALLSVRDLTASGSRGLPALRGVSFDLARGEVLGVAGIAGNGQSELVEVLAGLHPATGTVTLDGQALAGGARTRFRAGVAHIPEDRIHSGTVPSMTVAENVALRAYDQPPLARGLARDLGQVDDLARREVEAYGVATPGIHTPSRLLSGGNIQKLILARELAGAPKLILAVHPTYGLDIGATDQVHRVLLERTGSGAGVLLVSEDLDELLSLSDRIGVMVGGSLLGPFPAREVTRESLGLLMGGAHPHSVPGAEQGVVA; encoded by the coding sequence ATGGATGTGGCGTCTCCCCCGACCTTGCAGCTGCGCGGCATCACCAAACGCTTCCCCGGGGTCGTCGCCAACGACGGCGTCGACCTGACGCTGCATCCCGGCGAGGTGCTGGCCCTGCTGGGCGAGAACGGCGCCGGCAAGAGCACCCTGATCTCGATCCTGTACGGCCTGTACCAGCCCGACGAGGGCACCGTGGAACTGGCCGGCAAGGCCGTGCGGATCGGCAGCCCTGCCCACGCGCGCGCGCTGGGGATCGGGCTGGTGCCGCAGCACCCGCTGCTGGTCGCGCGGCACTCGGTGGCGGAGAACCTCGCACTGGGCGGCAGCGGCGCGCTGTTTCCGGCGCGCGGCGTGGCGAGCCGCATCCGCGAGCTGTCGGCGAAGTACGGCCTGGAGGTCGATCCCGCCGTCCGCGTGGCCGACCTGTCGCCCGGCGAGAAACAGCGGGTGGAGATCGTGCGGGCGCTGCTGGGCGGCGCGCGGGTGCTGATCCTGGACGAGCCCACGTCGGTGCTCACGCCGCAGGAGGCGCAGGGCCTGTTCCGCGTGATGCGCGAGCTGCGCGCCGACGGCCGCTCGCTGATCTTCATCTCGCACAAGCTCGACGAGGTGCTGGACGTCGCGGACAGGGTCACGGTGCTGCGGCGTGGGAAGGTGGTGGGCGGCGTGCCCACGGCGGGCGCCACGCGCGAGGGCCTCGCGGAGCTGATGGTGGGCCGCTCGGTGGACTTCACCCGCAAGCGGCAGTCGGGCTCGGCCCCGGGCGGCGCGCTGCTGAGTGTGCGCGACCTCACGGCCAGCGGCTCGCGCGGCCTGCCGGCGCTGCGCGGCGTGTCCTTCGACCTCGCACGCGGCGAGGTGCTGGGCGTGGCCGGCATCGCCGGGAACGGGCAGAGCGAACTCGTCGAGGTGCTCGCGGGCCTCCACCCGGCGACGGGTACCGTCACCCTGGACGGGCAGGCGCTCGCGGGCGGCGCGCGCACCCGCTTCCGCGCCGGCGTGGCGCACATCCCCGAAGACCGTATCCACTCGGGCACCGTGCCCAGCATGACGGTCGCGGAGAACGTCGCCCTGCGCGCGTACGACCAGCCGCCCCTGGCCCGCGGGCTGGCCCGAGACCTGGGCCAGGTGGACGACCTTGCCCGCCGGGAGGTCGAGGCGTACGGCGTGGCCACGCCGGGCATCCATACCCCCAGCCGCCTGCTGAGCGGCGGCAACATCCAGAAGCTGATCCTGGCGCGCGAACTGGCGGGCGCGCCGAAACTGATCCTGGCGGTGCACCCCACCTACGGCCTGGACATCGGCGCGACGGATCAGGTGCACCGGGTGCTGCTGGAGCGCACCGGATCGGGCGCGGGCGTGCTGCTGGTCAGCGAGGATCTCGACGAACTGCTCAGCCTCTCCGATCGCATCGGCGTGATGGTCGGCGGGTCGCTCCTGGGGCCATTTCCCGCCCGCGAGGTCACGCGCGAGTCGCTGGGCCTGCTGATGGGCGGCGCACACCCGCACTCGGTGCCCGGCGCCGAACAGGGCGTGGTCGCGTGA
- a CDS encoding phosphate signaling complex PhoU family protein — MTSGTTPAGRASTALVTARFLRMLSIVLEQLDAVRDADTRAEYAGLTARAKVLERETDALEREIEDACLQAFGSGLSGEELAFHSMVFRSLTNLERVGDYAFGVARDLEAFAPRVRSATLQDAVPIVRLLSRMVERLSYAFAERDASAAREVMRLDFEQVDALYEQMQRASLTRLLERPEDTEVALIAGRMARNLERLGDHLVNVAERLELLVLRPAVPLH; from the coding sequence ATGACGTCCGGCACCACCCCGGCCGGGCGGGCCAGCACCGCCCTGGTCACCGCCCGCTTCCTCAGGATGCTCAGCATCGTACTCGAGCAGCTCGACGCCGTGCGGGACGCCGACACGCGCGCCGAATACGCCGGCCTGACCGCCCGCGCGAAGGTGCTGGAACGCGAGACCGACGCGCTGGAACGCGAGATCGAGGACGCCTGCTTGCAGGCCTTCGGGTCGGGCCTGAGCGGCGAGGAACTCGCCTTCCACTCCATGGTCTTCCGCTCGCTGACGAACCTGGAGCGCGTCGGGGACTACGCCTTCGGTGTGGCCCGCGACCTGGAGGCCTTCGCGCCGCGCGTGCGCTCCGCCACGCTGCAAGACGCCGTGCCGATCGTGCGGCTGCTCTCCAGGATGGTCGAGCGGCTGTCGTACGCCTTCGCGGAGCGGGACGCCTCGGCGGCGCGTGAGGTCATGCGCCTGGATTTCGAGCAGGTGGACGCCCTGTACGAGCAGATGCAGCGCGCCAGCCTGACCAGACTGCTCGAACGCCCGGAAGACACCGAGGTCGCCCTGATCGCCGGACGCATGGCCCGCAACCTCGAACGCCTGGGCGACCACCTCGTGAATGTCGCGGAGCGGCTGGAACTGCTGGTGCTGCGCCCCGCCGTCCCGCTGCACTGA
- a CDS encoding LLM class flavin-dependent oxidoreductase — protein MTQPSPSEFLWFLQLSRDGEFIGTATKPPRRPTLPYLQAQISTAGEAGFDALLTATNYHSEHENYTAAVAALARTAADDPGLLIAVRPGMFHPAMYAKMLATLQNLFPGRVRVNIVTGSSPAENAMYGDFEDHASRYERTREFMTILRQLWTQPPPQSHASERYAFENAVLDPAPAQPIPLYFGGASPVAQDIAAELADVYLMWGEREDMLAERMAQMKALEATTGRPLRYGLRTHVIVRETETEARAAAERLISRVDPSVRAAFVASHAHVDGVGQQRQIELTKNLDADLMVEPGLWAGVGMARSGVGVALIGNPEQVAAKIRRYEAMGFSSFIFSGYPHVEEARRFGELVMPLLKGARAEERTIHTDKVAPVA, from the coding sequence ATGACCCAGCCCTCCCCCTCCGAATTCCTGTGGTTCCTGCAACTGTCGCGTGACGGCGAGTTCATCGGCACGGCCACCAAGCCGCCGCGCCGGCCGACCCTGCCGTACCTGCAGGCGCAGATCAGCACGGCGGGCGAGGCCGGCTTCGACGCGCTGCTGACCGCCACGAACTACCACAGCGAGCACGAGAACTACACGGCCGCGGTGGCCGCCCTGGCGCGCACGGCCGCGGACGACCCGGGCCTGCTGATCGCGGTGCGCCCGGGCATGTTCCACCCGGCGATGTACGCCAAGATGCTCGCCACCCTGCAAAACCTCTTCCCGGGGCGGGTGCGCGTGAACATCGTGACGGGCAGCAGTCCGGCCGAGAACGCCATGTACGGCGACTTCGAGGATCACGCGAGCCGCTACGAGCGCACCCGCGAATTCATGACGATCCTGCGGCAGCTGTGGACGCAGCCGCCCCCACAGTCGCACGCGTCCGAGCGCTACGCCTTCGAGAACGCGGTGCTCGACCCGGCGCCCGCCCAGCCGATTCCGCTGTACTTCGGCGGGGCGTCCCCGGTCGCGCAGGACATCGCGGCGGAACTGGCGGACGTGTACCTGATGTGGGGCGAGCGCGAGGACATGCTGGCGGAGCGGATGGCGCAGATGAAGGCGCTGGAGGCGACGACCGGCCGACCCCTGCGCTACGGCCTGCGGACGCACGTGATCGTGCGTGAAACCGAGACCGAGGCCCGCGCGGCGGCCGAGAGGTTGATCAGCCGGGTCGATCCCTCGGTGCGCGCGGCGTTCGTGGCGAGCCACGCGCACGTGGACGGCGTGGGTCAGCAGCGGCAGATCGAGCTGACGAAGAACCTGGACGCCGACCTGATGGTCGAGCCGGGCCTGTGGGCGGGCGTGGGCATGGCGCGCAGCGGCGTGGGCGTCGCCCTGATCGGGAACCCGGAGCAGGTGGCGGCGAAGATCCGCCGCTACGAGGCCATGGGCTTCTCGTCGTTCATCTTCAGCGGTTATCCGCACGTGGAGGAAGCGCGGCGCTTCGGCGAACTGGTCATGCCGCTGCTCAAGGGTGCCAGGGCCGAGGAGCGCACCATCCACACGGACAAGGTGGCGCCGGTCGCATAA
- a CDS encoding carbohydrate ABC transporter permease encodes MSGTDQPAPRLSPPERLVRAVAVGTLIVGGFFPFIWMVLTSLKSEGELQTFPVQYLPSSMNVGNYARVFSEQPFATFFTNSLIVSVLSTALCIACAVPAAYALARLHVRARGVLMTGVVAFSMFPVVSLLVPLFRLFRGAELLNTYPALILPYAALSLPVAILTLVAFFSAIPRDLEAAAMVDGTDRVGAMLRVVLPLSAPGVVTAALLVFVNSWNEFLLALSFNTRLSMRTVSVGVTLYQGEFAFPWPLIAAAVVVATVPIVLLIAVFQRRFVAGLTAGGVKA; translated from the coding sequence ATGAGCGGCACCGACCAGCCCGCGCCCCGCCTCTCCCCGCCCGAACGGCTCGTGCGCGCCGTGGCGGTGGGCACCCTGATTGTCGGGGGCTTCTTTCCCTTCATTTGGATGGTGCTCACCAGCCTGAAATCCGAGGGAGAACTCCAGACATTCCCGGTGCAGTACCTGCCGTCCAGCATGAATGTCGGCAATTACGCCCGCGTGTTCAGCGAGCAGCCCTTCGCCACGTTCTTCACCAATTCGCTGATCGTCAGCGTGCTGTCCACGGCGCTGTGTATCGCGTGCGCGGTGCCGGCCGCGTACGCCCTGGCGCGGCTGCACGTCCGGGCGCGCGGCGTGCTGATGACCGGCGTGGTCGCGTTCTCGATGTTCCCAGTCGTCAGCCTGCTCGTGCCGCTGTTCCGGCTGTTCCGCGGCGCGGAGCTGCTGAACACCTACCCCGCGCTGATCCTCCCCTACGCCGCCCTGAGCCTCCCCGTGGCGATCCTGACGCTGGTCGCGTTCTTCAGCGCCATCCCCCGCGACCTGGAGGCCGCCGCGATGGTGGACGGCACGGACCGCGTCGGGGCCATGCTGCGCGTGGTGCTGCCGCTGTCCGCGCCGGGCGTGGTCACGGCCGCGCTGCTGGTGTTCGTGAATTCCTGGAACGAGTTCCTGCTCGCCCTGAGTTTCAACACCAGGCTGAGCATGCGGACCGTATCGGTGGGCGTGACCCTGTACCAGGGCGAGTTCGCGTTTCCGTGGCCGCTGATCGCCGCCGCCGTGGTGGTCGCCACGGTGCCCATCGTGCTGCTGATCGCCGTGTTCCAGCGCCGCTTCGTGGCCGGTCTCACGGCGGGCGGCGTGAAGGCGTGA
- a CDS encoding carbohydrate ABC transporter permease, with product MTARPGRGQPRRETSEGRLALLLLLPAALLLCGVLLFPMLTTLRDSLYVNKLTEPWLRGFVGLSQYAQMLHDPRFGQALRNTLVFGIFTVGGSFLVGIPMALAAHTPSRVRGLARVALLLPWAMPPVISGLIFAWLFNAQYGVVNDVLYRAGVIHEPLRWLSTPGLAVVAMVITIVWKTSSFVALIVLGGLQGIPRDLTEAAEVDGATRVQGFFRVLLPLLAPSLAVAFIFRAISAVQVFDIPYTFIQQAPAQGLLETLGVYIYRTSIEFLDFGYGAALSVALFALSLAVTAVYVRFVRDGSSS from the coding sequence ATGACCGCACGACCTGGGCGCGGGCAGCCCCGCCGCGAGACCTCCGAGGGGCGACTGGCCCTGCTGCTGCTGCTGCCCGCCGCGCTGCTGCTGTGCGGCGTGCTGCTGTTCCCCATGCTGACCACCCTGCGCGACTCGCTGTACGTGAACAAGCTGACCGAGCCGTGGCTGCGCGGCTTCGTGGGCCTGAGTCAGTACGCGCAGATGCTCCACGACCCACGCTTCGGGCAGGCGCTACGCAACACGCTGGTGTTCGGGATCTTCACGGTGGGCGGCTCCTTCCTGGTAGGCATTCCCATGGCGCTGGCCGCGCACACGCCCAGCCGCGTGCGCGGCCTGGCGCGCGTGGCGCTGCTGCTGCCGTGGGCGATGCCGCCGGTGATCTCTGGCCTGATCTTCGCGTGGCTGTTCAACGCGCAGTACGGCGTGGTCAACGATGTGCTGTACCGCGCCGGCGTGATCCACGAACCGCTGCGCTGGCTCAGCACGCCGGGGCTCGCGGTCGTGGCGATGGTGATCACCATCGTGTGGAAGACGAGTTCCTTCGTCGCGCTGATCGTCCTGGGGGGCCTCCAGGGCATTCCGCGCGACCTGACCGAGGCGGCCGAGGTGGACGGCGCCACGCGCGTGCAGGGCTTCTTCCGGGTGCTGCTGCCGCTGCTGGCGCCCAGCCTGGCGGTCGCGTTCATCTTCCGCGCGATCAGTGCCGTGCAGGTCTTCGACATCCCGTACACCTTCATCCAGCAGGCGCCGGCGCAGGGGCTGCTCGAAACGCTGGGCGTGTACATCTACCGCACCAGCATCGAGTTCCTGGACTTCGGGTACGGCGCGGCCCTAAGCGTGGCGCTGTTCGCGCTGAGCCTCGCGGTCACGGCCGTGTACGTGCGCTTCGTGCGCGACGGGTCCAGTTCATGA
- a CDS encoding ABC transporter substrate-binding protein, translated as MSNRIPFLSALALAALGSAAHAAPTTLTVFMGSQQRPEIFQPIFERFQTQNPNIRIKIETGGATSEAQNQYLTTVLAARDSTLDIFLIDVVRTATFAAANWAEPLDAYLPSKDTYLKAFLPGPISAASVNGKLYAMPAFTDAQFLYYRKDLLAKYNAKVPKTWDDLTATATKIQKGEGGSMQGFNFQGAPIEGTVCNFLELLWTGGGNVSDVTSPAAKQGLGYLVDSVKSKLSPAASAEIKTDDSRQQFQAGNVAFGLNWSYAWAHFQGNSPQPTKVKGDVGVAALPAFGKNGTATCTGGWEWGVNAFSKNKAAAVKLLQYMASSDVQKEMAVKGAYLPVRKSLYNDSAVLAANPHFGALYSIVTKARPRPVTPNYPRVSEIIRNNVSAAVAGSKTVDAALGDMKRDLDPLLK; from the coding sequence ATGTCCAACCGCATTCCCTTCCTCAGTGCCCTCGCCCTGGCCGCGCTCGGCAGCGCCGCGCACGCCGCCCCCACCACCCTCACGGTGTTCATGGGCAGCCAGCAGCGCCCGGAGATCTTCCAGCCGATCTTCGAGCGCTTCCAGACCCAGAACCCCAACATCAGGATCAAGATCGAGACCGGCGGCGCCACCAGCGAGGCGCAGAACCAGTACCTGACCACCGTGCTCGCCGCGCGCGACAGCACCCTGGATATCTTCCTGATTGACGTGGTGCGTACCGCCACCTTCGCCGCCGCCAACTGGGCCGAGCCGCTCGACGCCTACCTGCCCAGCAAGGACACGTACCTGAAGGCCTTCTTGCCCGGCCCGATCAGCGCTGCCAGCGTGAACGGCAAGCTGTACGCCATGCCGGCCTTCACGGACGCGCAGTTCCTGTACTACCGCAAGGACCTCCTCGCCAAGTACAACGCCAAGGTGCCCAAGACGTGGGACGACCTGACCGCCACCGCCACGAAGATCCAGAAGGGCGAGGGCGGCAGCATGCAGGGCTTCAACTTCCAGGGCGCGCCCATCGAGGGCACCGTGTGCAACTTCTTGGAACTGCTGTGGACCGGCGGCGGGAATGTCAGCGACGTGACCAGCCCGGCCGCCAAGCAGGGCCTGGGCTACCTGGTGGACAGCGTCAAGAGCAAGCTGTCGCCCGCCGCGAGCGCCGAGATCAAGACCGACGACTCGCGCCAGCAGTTCCAGGCCGGCAACGTCGCCTTCGGCCTGAACTGGAGTTACGCATGGGCGCACTTCCAGGGCAACAGCCCGCAGCCCACCAAGGTCAAGGGCGACGTGGGCGTGGCCGCGCTGCCCGCCTTCGGCAAGAACGGCACCGCCACCTGCACCGGCGGCTGGGAATGGGGCGTGAACGCCTTCTCGAAGAACAAGGCGGCCGCCGTGAAGCTGCTGCAGTACATGGCGAGCAGCGACGTGCAAAAGGAGATGGCCGTGAAGGGCGCGTACCTGCCGGTGCGCAAGAGCCTGTACAACGACTCGGCCGTGCTGGCCGCCAACCCGCACTTTGGGGCCCTGTACTCCATCGTGACGAAGGCGCGGCCGCGCCCCGTGACGCCCAACTACCCGCGCGTGTCGGAGATCATCCGCAACAACGTGTCGGCGGCTGTAGCCGGCAGCAAGACGGTGGACGCCGCCCTGGGCGACATGAAGCGCGACCTCGACCCGCTGCTGAAGTGA
- a CDS encoding M3 family oligoendopeptidase, translated as MTTTDLPRWRTTDLYGGLDAPALTADLTTLADDVSALVTTFDTLDIREGGAVVTPDALETVLDAMNAVTLRAATLRSYLNAFVATDSRDAAAQGLMSTLTTTTLPLGPLRSRFTAWLGDLDDAALDALTGSSDTAGGHAHVLRRAALYARHQMSPAEEDLAARLRPSGAGGWAKLHGNVSAVLSGTLNGEALPVTALRALATDPDEAVRKGAFDAEIAAWASSEVVMAACLNGVKGEEGALAARRGFTDPVQPSLLLNGIDQATLDAMQGAVVRSLPDFRRYFGAKARALGKPKLDWWDLFAPVGRSETAWTYGAGTRFVEEQFRGYSAALGDFAARAFAGEWVDAGPRTGKRSGAFCMRWTGDQSRILMNHDPSLDSVSTLAHELGHAYHNVQLAHLPPLRRETPMTLAETASIFCETIIQNAALDSATGAERVYALETQLLGHAQVVVDIHSRYLFERAVYDKRAERDLNPAEFVELMTWAQRETYGDALGTLHPYMWAVKGHYYSLPFYNYPYTFGLLFGLGLYAQYTAARAQGDGAVQDFQRRYDDLLANTGQATPLELAARFGIDLHAPDFWEGSLDVIRGQIAAYEALTGAEG; from the coding sequence ATGACCACCACCGACCTTCCGCGCTGGCGGACGACCGACCTGTACGGCGGTCTGGACGCCCCGGCTCTTACGGCTGACCTGACCACGCTGGCCGACGACGTCTCCGCCCTGGTGACCACCTTCGACACCCTGGACATCCGCGAGGGCGGCGCCGTCGTCACGCCGGACGCGCTGGAGACCGTGCTGGACGCCATGAACGCCGTGACGCTCCGGGCCGCCACGCTGCGCTCGTACCTGAACGCCTTCGTCGCCACCGACAGCCGCGACGCCGCCGCGCAGGGCCTGATGTCCACACTCACCACGACCACCCTGCCGCTGGGGCCGCTGCGTTCGCGCTTCACCGCGTGGCTGGGCGACCTCGACGACGCCGCGCTGGACGCCCTGACCGGGTCGTCGGACACCGCGGGCGGGCACGCGCACGTGCTGCGCCGCGCCGCCCTGTACGCCCGCCACCAGATGAGCCCCGCCGAGGAAGATCTCGCCGCCCGCCTGCGTCCCAGCGGAGCCGGCGGCTGGGCGAAGCTGCACGGCAACGTCAGCGCCGTCCTGAGCGGCACGCTGAACGGCGAGGCGCTTCCCGTTACTGCCCTGCGTGCCCTGGCGACCGATCCCGACGAGGCCGTACGGAAGGGCGCGTTTGACGCCGAGATCGCCGCGTGGGCGTCCAGCGAGGTCGTGATGGCCGCGTGCCTCAACGGCGTGAAGGGCGAGGAGGGCGCCCTGGCCGCGCGGCGCGGCTTCACGGACCCGGTGCAGCCCAGCCTGCTCCTGAACGGCATCGATCAGGCCACGCTGGACGCCATGCAGGGGGCGGTCGTGCGCTCCCTGCCGGACTTCCGCCGGTATTTCGGCGCGAAGGCCCGCGCACTGGGCAAGCCGAAGCTCGACTGGTGGGACCTGTTCGCGCCGGTGGGCCGCAGCGAGACCGCGTGGACCTACGGCGCCGGCACCCGCTTCGTGGAGGAGCAGTTCCGCGGCTACAGCGCCGCGCTGGGCGACTTCGCGGCGCGCGCCTTCGCGGGGGAGTGGGTGGACGCCGGGCCGCGCACCGGCAAACGCAGCGGCGCGTTCTGCATGCGCTGGACCGGCGACCAGAGCCGCATCCTGATGAACCACGATCCCAGCCTGGACTCCGTGAGCACCCTGGCGCACGAACTCGGGCACGCGTACCACAACGTGCAGCTCGCGCACCTGCCGCCGCTGCGGCGCGAGACGCCCATGACCCTCGCAGAGACCGCCAGCATCTTCTGCGAGACGATCATCCAGAACGCCGCGCTGGACAGCGCCACCGGCGCCGAGCGCGTGTACGCCCTGGAGACGCAGCTCCTGGGGCACGCGCAGGTCGTGGTGGACATCCACAGCCGCTACCTCTTCGAGCGCGCCGTGTACGACAAGCGCGCCGAGCGCGACCTGAACCCGGCAGAGTTCGTGGAGCTGATGACGTGGGCGCAGCGCGAGACCTACGGCGACGCGCTGGGCACCCTGCACCCCTACATGTGGGCGGTGAAGGGCCACTACTACAGCCTGCCGTTCTACAACTACCCGTACACCTTCGGCCTGCTGTTCGGTCTGGGCCTGTACGCCCAGTACACCGCGGCCCGCGCACAGGGGGACGGAGCGGTACAGGACTTCCAGCGCCGCTACGACGACCTGCTCGCCAACACCGGGCAGGCGACGCCGCTGGAACTCGCCGCCCGTTTCGGCATCGACCTGCACGCCCCGGACTTCTGGGAGGGCAGCCTGGACGTCATCCGGGGGCAGATCGCGGCGTACGAGGCCCTGACGGGCGCGGAGGGCTGA